A window of the Ogataea parapolymorpha DL-1 chromosome V, whole genome shotgun sequence genome harbors these coding sequences:
- a CDS encoding 40S ribosomal protein S25-A, with product MPPKVQQSKAAKAAAALAGGKKSKKKWSKGKVKDKAQHVVVLDQEKYDRIMKEVPTYRFVSVSILVDRLKVGGSVARVALKQLEEDGVIKPVLKHSKQYIYTRATAE from the coding sequence ATGCCTCCAAAAGTTCAACAATCCAAGGCAGCCAAGGCCGCTGCCGCTCTTGCTGGTGGTAAGAAGTCTAAGAAGAAGTGGTCCAAGGGAAAGGTTAAGGACAAGGCCCAGCACGTTGTTGTGTTGGACCAGGAGAAGTACGACAGAATCATGAAGGAGGTGCCAACTTACAGATTTGTGTCTGTTTCCATCTTGGTCGACAGATTGAAGGTTGGTGGATCCGTCGCCAGAGTTGCtctcaagcagcttgaggAGGATGGTGTGATCAAGCCAGTGCTCAAGCACTCCAAGCAATACATCTACACTCGTGCTACGGCTGAGTAG
- a CDS encoding Adenylosuccinate lyase, protein MSNDTYATPLSSRYASKEMSQIFSLRNRFSTWRKLWYNLAIAEKSLGLSVVTDEAIEQMSKHLEITDEEIEAAKKEEAIVRHDVMAHVHVFGETCPAAAGIIHLGATSCYVTDNADLIFLRDAYDVLIPKLVNVINRLAKFALEYKDLPVLGWTHFQPAQLTTVGKRATLWLQELLWDLRNMQRARDDIGLRGVKGTTGTQASFLSLFHGDHDKVEALDEKVVELLGFEYAYPCTGQTYSRKIDIDALHPLSSLGASCHKMATDIRLLANLKEMEEPFEKSQIGSSAMAYKRNPMRCERVCSLSRHLGSLYQDAFQTASVQWFERTLDDSAIRRISIPEAFLTADILLSTLLNITSGLVVYPKVIERRIKAELPFMATENIIMAMVEQGASRQECHEEIRVLSHQASAVVKQEGGDNDLIERIKSTDYFKPIWSQLDKLLDPSTFVGRAPQQTEKFVNVTVANALEPYRSLINEEHVQLAV, encoded by the coding sequence ATGTCCAACGACACCTATGCCACCCCGCTGTCGTCGCGGTACGCGTCCAAGGAGATGTCGCAGATCTTCTCTCTGCGCAACAGGTTCTCCACGTGGAGAAAGCTGTGGTACAACTTGGCAATTGCCGAGAAATCGCTCGGGCTTTCTGTCGTCACCGACGAAGCTATCGAGCAGATGTCCAAACACCTCGAAAtcaccgacgaggagattgaggcCGCCAAAAAGGAAGAGGCCATTGTCAGACACGACGTGATGGCCCACGTCCACGTTTTCGGCGAAACGTGTCCTGCCGCCGCCGGAATCATCCATTTGGGAGCCACGTCGTGCTACGTTACAGACAACGCGGATCTGATTTTTCTCAGGGACGCGTACGACGTTCTAATCCCCAAGCTTGTGAACGTTATCAACAGACTGGCCAAGTTTGCTCTGGAGTACAAAGACCTGCCAGTGCTTGGTTGGACCCATTTCCAGCCCGCTCAGCTGACGACTGTCGGGAAAAGAGCAACTCTGTGGCTACAAGAGCTGCTCTGGGACCTCAGAAACATGCAGCGTGCCAGAGACGACATCGGACTGCGTGGAGTCAAGGGAACCACCGGTACACAGGCCTCTTTCCTGTCTCTTTTCCACGGAGACCATGACAAGGTCGAGGCCTTGGACGAAAAGGTGGTGGAGCTACTAGGATTCGAGTACGCGTACCCTTGCACGGGGCAGACCTACTCACGTAAAATCGACATCGACGCCTTGCACCCACTGTCGTCTTTGGGCGCCTCGTGCCACAAGATGGCCACCGATATAAGATTGCTGGCCAACCTCAAAGAGATGGAAGAGCCGTTTGAAAAAAGCCAGATCGGGTCGTCTGCCATGGCCTACAAACGGAATCCAATGAGATGCGAGCGTGTGTGTTCGCTGTCGCGTCACTTGGGTTCTTTGTACCAGGACGCGTTCCAGACGGCGTCCGTGCAGTGGTTTGAGAGAACGCTGGACGACTCTGCCATCAGAAGAATCTCAATTCCAGAGGCTTTCTTGACGGCAGACATTTTGCTTTCGACGCTGCTGAATATTACTTCCGGCCTGGTGGTGTACCCGAAAGTGATTGAGCGCCGTATCAAGGCAGAGCTGCCGTTCATGGCGACCGAGAACATCATCATGGCGATGGTGGAGCAGGGTGCTTCGCGGCAGGAGTGCCACGAGGAGATCCGTGTGCTGTCGCACCAGGCGTCGGCGGTGGTCAAGCAGGAGGGCGGCGACAACGACCTGATTGAGAGAATTAAGAGCACAGACTACTTCAAGCCTATTTGGTCGCAATTGGACAAATTACTCGACCCGTCCACTTTTGTTGGTCGTGCCCCACAAcaaactgaaaaattcgtGAACGTCACTGTTGCAAACGCACTGGAACCATACCGGTCGCTTATCAACGAGGAGCACGTTCAATTGGCTGTCTAG
- a CDS encoding putative membrane protein, with protein sequence MKSEYWYSLAGGVVIGLACTAYLFLLGRVAGISGMIGRVVSGKNIWPDAAFLAGLAAGPVVWSYATGNWPELSLSTPWYVLLPAGFFVGYGTRLGSGCTSGHGVMGLARLSPRSLVAVGCFLSGGIVTATLAHKYL encoded by the coding sequence ATGAAGAGCGAGTACTGGTACAGTTTGGCGGGCGGCGTGGTGATCGGGCTTGCGTGCACCGCGtatctgtttctgctgggCCGTGTTGCTGGTATTAGCGGCATGATTGGTCGCGTGGTGTCCGGAAAGAACATTTGGCCGGACGCTGCGTTTCTGGCCGGACTGGCTGCTGGGCCCGTTGTTTGGAGCTATGCCACCGGGAACTGGCCCGAGCTGTCGCTGAGCACACCGTGGTACGTACTGCTGCCGGCGGGATTTTTTGTTGGCTATGGCACGCGTCTGGGCAGCGGTTGCACGAGCGGCCACGGGGTGATGGGTCTCGCGCGGCTGTCTCCGCGGTCGCTGGTGGCCGTGGGGTGTTTCTTGAGTGGCGGCATAGTTACTGCCACCTTGGCACATAAATACCTATAA
- a CDS encoding putative protein, acetyl coenzyme A transporter, whose protein sequence is MSESPDVLPIFSNSLKRHDDSNSTSPRIHGDTHAAMADRLLPYENARQRSSTTQKNLPRQDRPRFFLLVLLYLIQGVPIGLAFGSVPFLLKSAQLSYTQVGFFSLASYPYSLKLLWSPIVDSCYLKRLGRRRSWIIPVQAVSGLTLLFLGTVIDSLMRNLQKNLYTLTYTFFFLILLCATQDIAVDGWALTILSKDALSYASTAQTIGLNTGYFLSFTVFLAFNSADFANSYLRKTPSSDSFLTLGQYMWFWGWMYLAVTVVILIFVPEDPLSRRKQASSKDIELEELQRDELSGVNVVQAHTAYNEPAGRNTLFGVYHKMWNVVKLKNVKLFILVHLVSKIAFQANEGATNLKLLDKGFSREDLAITVLIDFPLEIVFGYYSARWSTGDEPLKPWMYAYLGRIAAAALGQVLVWCFPKDGHVTTAYFLFVIFQHLLSSFMSTIQFVSICAFHTQIADPLIGGTYMTTLNTLSNLGGQWPKIIVLSLIDKLTTARCVPPTPMATNPFEETPFFNCYGSSAKSDCLGHGGVCNTIADGYYNTNLLCIIIGLVLYYGWIRKTVVHLQGLPISAWRVGKSTLPI, encoded by the coding sequence atGAGTGAATCGCCCGACGTCTTGCCCATCTTTTCCAACTCGCTGAAACGGCACGACGATTCCAACTCCACCTCGCCGCGCATCCATGGGGACACGCACGCGGCGATGGCCGATAGACTGCTCCCCTACGAGAACGCGCGACAAAGGTCCAGCAcaacacagaaaaaccTGCCTCGCCAGGACCGGCCGCGGTTTTTCCTCCTGGTGCTGCTGTACCTCATCCAGGGCGTGCCAATAGGACTGGCATTTGGGTCGGTGCCGTTTTTGCTCAAATCGGCGCAATTGAGCTACACTCAGGTCggttttttctcgctggCGTCGTACCCGTACTCGTTGAAACTGCTATGGTCGCCCATTGTCGACTCGTGCTACCTGAAAAGACTCGGCCGAAGACGCTCCTGGATCATCCCCGTCCAGGCGGTTTCCGGACTCACGCTGCTGTTCCTGGGAACAGTGATCGACTCCCTCATGCGCAACCTGCAGAAAAACCTCTACACCCTCACATACACCtttttcttcctcatccTGCTCTGTGCGACACAGGACATCGCCGTTGACGGCTGGGCCCTCACGATCCTGTCCAAGGACGCACTGAGCTATGCATCCACGGCGCAGACGATCGGCCTCAACACCGGCTATTTCCTCAGTTTCACCGTTTTCCTCGCGTTTAACTCTGCAGACTTTGCCAACTCGTACCTCAGGAAAACGCCGAGCTCAGACAGCTTTTTGACGCTCGGCCAGTACATGTGGTTTTGGGGGTGGATGTACCTGGCCGTGACGGTGGTAATCCTGATTTTCGTGCCGGAAGACCCACTTTCGCGCCGGAAACAGGCCTCTTCCAAAGATatcgagctggaggagctgcagaGAGACGAGCTGTCAGGGGTTAACGTGGTGCAAGCGCACACCGCATACAACGAGCCGGCGGGCCGGAACACGCTGTTTGGCGTCTACCACAAGATGTGGAACGTCgtcaagctgaaaaacgtcAAGCTTTTCATCTTGGTGCATCTCGTGTCGAAAATCGCTTTCCAGGCCAATGAGGGAGCCACCAACCTGaagttgctggacaaggGCTTTTCGCGCGAGGACCTGGCCATCACCGTGCTAATTGACTTCCCGTTGGAGATCGTCTTTGGCTACTATTCTGCCCGGTGGTCTACGGGAGACGAGCCTTTGAAACCGTGGATGTACGCGTATCTGGGCCGCATAGCCGCAGCTGCGCTGGGACAAGTGCTGGTCTGGTGCTTCCCAAAAGACGGCCACGTGACTACGGCGTATTTCCTGTTTGtgattttccagcacctgctgagctcgttcaTGTCGACGATCCAGTTTGTGTCGATCTGTGCTTTCCACACGCAAATAGCCGACCCACTGATTGGCGGCACGTACATGACCACACTGAACACACTGTCGAACTTGGGCGGGCAGTGGCCTAAAATCATTGTGCTCAGTCTGATCGACAAGCTCACCACGGCCAGATGCGTGCCTCCCACGCCGATGGCTACAAATCCGTTCGAGGAGACCCCTTTCTTCAACTGCTACGGCTCGTCAGCCAAGAGCGACTGTCTGGGCCATGGTGGAGTGTGCAACACCATTGCAGATGGCTACTACAACACTAATCTGCTGTGCATAATTATTGGATTGGTATTGTACTATGGATGGATCAGAAAAACGGTGGTCCATCTTCAGGGTCTTCCGATCAGCGCATGGCGAGTGGGCAAATCCACGCTGCCTATCTGA
- a CDS encoding FAD-dependent pyridine nucleotide-disulfide oxidoreductase: MTQYDVIVIGGSASGLQACLTFGRAYFNVLCIDSGYPCNRYAKESHNLLTHDGSSPGQILAKAKEQLEKYPTIQLVEGTVTNVCKDVSVEAVKYSFRVEIDSPEDGSSSSFVAARVLFASGLNDNIGRIPIENIDKFWGNSIIHCPFCHGAEFRKGKTGIYYTNASHLRFMLPTLYNWSHDLTVICPDDVYGSLEVDLLFAMQQKSIALHKGSVVKVETRSSEDGRLSRAILDDGTAIELDVLYLVPPSTINNKEIITKLGVELDELGLIKVSPQQKTNVEGVFACGDNTTRMRGLAFVIGQGMVAAASICHEILRERWTA, encoded by the coding sequence ATGACACAGTACGACGTGATTGTCATTGGCGGATCAGCATCTGGCTTGCAAGCCTGTTTGACTTTTGGCAGGGCTTACTTTAACGTCCTGTGTATTGATTCTGGTTACCCTTGCAACAGGTACGCCAAAGAGTCGCACAATCTTCTTACGCATGACGGATCGTCGCCAGGCCAGATCCTAGCCAAGGCCAAAgaacagctggagaagTATCCTACCATCCAGTTGGTGGAGGGCACGGTGACGAACGTGTGCAAGGATGTTTCTGTGGAGGCCGTTAAATACTCATTTCGAGTCGAGATAGACTCTCCTGAAGATGGCTCATCCAGCTCGTTTGTGGCTGCACGTGTCTTGTTTGCCTCTGGATTGAACGACAACATTGGCAGGATCCCGATTGAGAACATTGACAAATTCTGGGGAAACTCCATTATCCACTGTCCTTTCTGCCATGGAGCCGAGTTTAGGAAGGGCAAGACGGGAATCTACTACACGAACGCATCACATCTCAGATTCATGCTGCCAACGTTGTACAACTGGAGTCACGATCTCACTGTGATCTGTCCAGACGATGTTTATGGCTCTTTGGAAGTAGATCTTTTGTTTGCTATGCAGCAGAAAAGTATCGCTTTACACAAGGGCAGTGTTGTCAAGGTAGAGACACGAAGCAGTGAGGATGGACGACTGTCCAGGGCGATTCTTGACGACGGCACTGCAATCGAGCTCGATGTGCTCTATCTGGTTCCACCTTCGACCATCAACAATAAGGAGATTATTACCAAGCTGGGCGTCGaattggacgagctgggACTTATCAAAGTGAGTCCCCAGCAGAAGACGAACGTGGAGGGCGTTTTTGCGTGCGGCGACAACACTACCCGCATGAGAGGACTGGCTTTTGTAATTGGCCAGGGCATggttgcagcagcttccaTATGTCATGAAATCCTACGCGAGCGCTGGACCGCATGA
- a CDS encoding Actin-related protein 2/3 complex subunit 1 gives MSQFIELNLSKDPIYDHCFSQDRKSVAITRQNNVEIYDLSAAGKPKLLTVLQHHDKTVTAVDISKDGKIVTCSQDRNALVWEPTAGGEYKPTLVLLRINRAATSVKWSPCGSKFAVGSSARVIAVCYFEVENDWWISKHIKRPLKSTVLSLDWHENSVLLACGSTDGHVRVFSTYIKGVDTKPPATVWGERLPFQTLCLDYNVGSWVHDVKFDPSYSFVAAVGNDSAVYFVYPGPGEQEVAGVFKARTSYLPFRTLIFASPTKVVAAGHNCHPIVFEGDSNGWQQTYAIDDPATKTKTSHESQSALNLFRQLDLKGSSDANSGELLTVHQNTINVLRPFQADSHGLLRFSSCGNDGKIVIFDV, from the coding sequence ATGAGTCAATTTATCGAATTAAACCTCTCCAAAGACCCGATATACGACCACTGCTTTTCGCAGGATCGCAAGAGCGTCGCCATCACGCGCCAGAACAACGTCGAGATCTACGACCTGTCGGCTGCCGGTAAGCCCAAGCTGCTCACtgttctccagcaccacGACAAAACAGTCACCGCGGTGGACATCAGCAAGGACGGCAAGATTGTCACCTGTTCTCAAGATAGAAATGCGCTTGTCTGGGAGCCCACGGCGGGCGGCGAATACAAGCCGACGTTGGTTTTGCTGCGTATCAACAGAGCGGCCACCTCTGTGAAATGGAGCCCCTGCGGGTCCAAATTTGCGGTCGGCTCGTCCGCAAGGGTGATTGCCGTGTGCTACTTTGAGGTCGAGAACGATTGGTGGATTTCCAAACACATCAAAAGACCGCTCAAGTCGACGGTGTTGTCGCTCGACTGGCACGAGAACagcgtgctgctggcgtGCGGGTCGACCGACGGCCACGTGCGTGTGTTCTCCACGTACATCAAGGGTGTCGACACCAAGCCACCCGCCACCGTGTGGGGTGAGAGACTGCCGTTCCAGACGCTGTGTCTGGACTACAACGTGGGCTCGTGGGTGCACGACGTCAAGTTCGACCCGAGCTACTCGTTCGTCGCGGCCGTCGGCAACGACTCGGCCGTGTACTTTGTGTACCCTGGGCCAGGCGAGCAGGAGGTTGCGGGCGTTTTCAAGGCCAGAACATCGTACTTGCCGTTCAGAACGCTGATTTTTGCGTCGCCAACCAAGGTCGTTGCCGCAGGCCACAACTGCCACCCGATCGTGTTTGAAGGAGACAGCAACGGCTGGCAGCAGACGTACGCGATCGACGACCCGGCCACCAAGACGAAAACCAGTCACGAGAGCCAATCGGCGCTGAACCTGTTCAGACAGCTGGACCTCAAGGGCTCGAGCGACGCCAACAgcggcgagctgctgacGGTGCACCAGAACACGATCAACGTGCTCAGACCGTTCCAAGCGGACAGCCATGGCTTGCTACGGTTCAGTTCGTGCGGCAACGACGGGAAAATCGTGATTTTCGACGTATAA
- a CDS encoding Pyruvate carboxylase — MAQVEDYSSLHRLRKNSEILSNANKILVANRGEIPIRIFRSAHELSMQTVAIYSHEDRLSMHRLKADEAYVIGARGQYSPVQAYLQIDEIINIALEHDVSMIHPGYGFLSENSEFARKVEDSGMIWIGPPHNVIDAVGDKVSARSLAGKCNVPVVPGTDGPIDSVEQAQEFVDKYGYPVIIKAAFGGGGRGMRVVREGESIADAFQRATSEAKTAFGNGTCFIERFLDKPKHIEVQLLADNYGNVIHLFERDCSVQRRHQKVVEIAPAKTLPVEVRDAILTDAVKLAKAANYRNAGTAEFLVDNQNRHYFIEINPRIQVEHTITEEVTGVDIVAAQIQIAAGASLQQLGLLQDKITTRGFAIQCRITTEDPAKNFQPDTGKIEVYRSSGGNGVRLDGGNGFAGAIISPHYDSMLVKCSTSGSNYEIARRKMIRALVEFRIRGVKTNIPFLLALLTHPTFVSGDCWTTFIDDTPSLFEMVQSKNRAQKLLSYLADLCVNGSSIKGQIGLPKLTRDADIPVIHDINGWDIDIKNTAPPDSFRQYLLDYGPEQFANQIRAFDGCLIMDTTWRDAHQSLLATRVRTIDLLNIAPATAHAFRYAFALECWGGATFDVAMRFLHEDPWDRLRKLRKAVPNIPFQMLLRGANGVAYSSLPDNAIDHFVKQAKDAGVDIFRVFDALNDLEQLKVGVDAVKKAGGVVEATVCYSGDMLKPGKKYNLKYYLETVDKIMEMGTHLLGIKDMAGTLKPAAAKLLIGSIRKKYPSVPIHVHTHDSAGTGVITYVACALAGADVVDCAVNSMSGLTSQPSMSAFIAALDNEINTGVTEQNAREIDAYWSEMRLLYSCFEADLKGPDPEVYNHEIPGGQLTNLLFQAQQVGLGEQWLETKRAYEEANMLLGDIVKVTPTSKVVGDLAQFMVSNKLSPKDVERLASELDFPDSVLDFFEGLMGTPYGGFPEPLRTNILAGKRRKLTRRPGLELEPFDLKKIKEELQSRFGNSITECDVASYNMYPKVFESFKKIQEKYGDLSVLPTRFFLAPPKLNEEISVEIEQGKTFVIKVMAIGDLSPQTGTREVYFEFNGEMRKVTVEDKLAAVETITRPKADAHNPNEVGAPMAGVVIEVRVHSGVEVKKGDPLCVLSAMKMEMVISSPVSGRVGEVTVHENDSVDAGDLICKITK; from the coding sequence ATGGCCCAGGTCGAGGACTATTCGTCGCTGCACAGATTGCGGAAGAATTCCGAGATTCTGTCCAATGCAAACAAGATCCTGGTGGCCAATAGAGGCGAGATTCCCATTAGAATCTTCAGATCTGCCCACGAGCTCTCCATGCAGACAGTCGCCATCTACTCCCACGAAGACAGACTGTCGATGCACAGATTGAAGGCCGACGAGGCTTACGTCATTGGAGCTAGAGGCCAGTACTCCCCTGTCCAGGCGTACTTGCAGATTGACGAGATTATCAACATCGCCCTTGAACACGACGTCTCCATGATTCATCCCGGTTACGGCTTCTTGTCTGAAAACTCAGAATTTGCCCGGAAAGTGGAGGACAGTGGCATGATTTGGATTGGCCCACCCCACAACGTCATTGACGCCGTTGGAGACAAGGTCAGTGCCAGAAGCCTGGCGGGCAAGTGCAACGTTCCTGTGGTCCCTGGAACAGACGGTCCAATTGACAGCGTTGAGCAGGCCCaggagtttgtggacaAGTATGGCTATCCAGTGATTATCAAGGCCGCTTTTGGTGGAGGTGGACGTGGTATGAGAGTGGTTCGCGAGGGCGAGAGCATTGCAGACGCTTTCCAAAGAGCCACCTCCGAGGCCAAGACCGCTTTTGGCAACGGTACCTGTTTCATTGAGCGGTTTTTGGACAAGCCAAAGCACATTGAGGTGCAATTGCTAGCCGACAACTACGGCAACGTTATCCACCTCTTTGAAAGAGACTGTTCCGTGCAGAGAAGACACCAGAAGGTGGTTGAGATTGCCCCAGCCAAGACTCTTCCTGTCGAGGTCAGAGACGCCATTCTGACTGACGCCGTGAAACTGGCTAAGGCTGCCAACTACAGAAACGCCGGTACTGCAGAGTTCCTTGTTGACAACCAAAACAGACATTATTTCATCGAGATCAACCCTAGAATCCAGGTCGAGCACACCATCACCGAGGAGGTCACTGGAGTCGACATTGTTGCTGCTCAGATTCAGATCGCTGCCGGTGCTTCATTGCAGCAACTGGGCCTGTTGCAGGACAAAATCACCACCAGGGGATTTGCCATTCAGTGCAGAATCACCACCGAAGACCCTGCCAAGAACTTCCAGCCAGACACGGGAAAAATCGAAGTGTACAGGTCGTCGGGTGGAAATGGTGTGAGACTGGACGGTGGTAATGGATTTGCAGGCGCCATCATTTCTCCGCACTACGACTCCATGCTGGTCAAGTGCTCCACCTCTGGCTCAAACTACGAGAttgccagaagaaagaTGATCAGGGCTCTGGTTGAGTTCAGAATTAGAGGTGTCAAGACGAACATTCCTTTCCTGCTGGCTCTTTTGACCCATCCAACGTTTGTTTCTGGCGACTGTTGGACCACGTTCATCGACGACACTCCTTCGTTGTTCGAGATGGTGCAGTCCAAGAACAGAGCTCAGAAGTTGCTCTCGTACCTTGCTGACCTCTGTGTCAACGGATCGTCGATCAAGGGCCAGATCGGTCTGCCAAAGCTGACCAGAGACGCTGACATCCCGGTGATCCACGACATCAACGGCTGGGATATCGACATCAAGAACACTGCTCCTCCAGACTCTTTCAGACAATACCTTTTGGACTACGGTCCCGAGCAATTCGCCAACCAAATTAGGGCTTTCGATGGTTGCTTGATCATGGACACTACTTGGAGAGACGCTCACCAGTCGCTTCTGGCAACCAGAGTTAGAACCATAGACTTGTTGAACATTGCTCCGGCCACAGCCCATGCCTTTAGATACGCCTTTGCCTTGGAATGTTGGGGAGGTGCCACTTTCGACGTTGCTATGCGTTTCTTGCACGAGGATCCTTGGGATAGACTGAGAAAGCTGAGAAAAGCTGTGCCAAACATCCCATTCCAGATGCTTCTGAGAGGAGCCAACGGTGTGGcgtactcgtcgctgcCTGACAATGCCATCGACCACTTTGTGAAGCAGGCCAAGGACGCCGGAGTGGACATTTTTAGAGTCTTCGACGCTCTGAACGACTTGGAGCAACTGAAGGTCGGTGTCGACGCCGTCAAGAAAGCCGGCGGTGTGGTCGAGGCCACTGTTTGCTACTCCGGAGACATGCTTAAGCCAGGCAAGAAGTACAATCTCAAGTACTACCTCGAGACCGTCGACAAGATTATGGAGATGGGCACCCATTTGCTTGGTATCAAGGACATGGCCGGTACTTTGAAGCCAGCCGCGGCCAAGCTGCTGATCGGCAGTATCAGAAAGAAGTATCCTTCTGTTCCTATCCACGTCCACACCCACGACTCGGCCGGTACCGGTGTGATTACCTATGTTGCTTGTGCACTTGCTGGTGCGGACGTTGTCGATTGTGCTGTCAACTCGATGTCGGGCCTGACATCTCAGCCTTCCATGAGCGCTTTCATTGCTGCCTtggacaacgagatcaacacCGGAGTTACCGAGCAGAATGCCAGGGAGATTGACGCGTACTGGTCTGAGATGAGACTGCTGTACTCATGCTTCGAGGCTGACCTCAAGGGTCCAGACCCAGAAGTGTACAACCACGAGATTCCAGGAGGCCAGTTGACAAACCTGTTGTTCCAGGCCCAGCAGGTCGGTCTGGGTGAGCAGTGGCTTGAAACCAAGAGAGCCTACGAGGAGGCCAACATGCTTTTGGGCGATATCGTCAAGGTCACTCCAACTTCCAAGGTTGTTGGTGATCTGGCCCAGTTCATggtctccaacaagctTTCTCCAAAGGACGTGGAGAGGCTGGCTTCTGAGCTGGACTTCCCAGACTCCGTTCTGGACTTCTTTGAAGGTTTGATGGGTACGCCATACGGCGGCTTCCCGGAGCCTTTGAGAACGAATATTCTTGCCggaaagagaagaaagctGACTCGCAGGCCGGGATTGGAGCTCGAGCCGTTCGacctcaagaagatcaaggaggAACTCCAGTCGAGGTTCGGCAACTCCATCACCGAGTGCGACGTGGCCTCGTACAACATGTATCCAAAGGTGTTTGAGtcgttcaagaagatccagGAGAAGTACGGCGATCTTTCTGTGCTACCTACGAGATTCTTCCTTGCTCCTCCAAAGCTGAACGAAGAGATCTCTGTGGAAATCGAGCAGGGTAAGACCTTTGTCATCAAGGTGATGGCCATTGGAGACCTGTCGCCGCAAACGGGTACCAGAGAGGTGTACTTTGAGTTCAACGGTGAAATGAGAAAGGTCACTGTCGAGGACAAGCTTGCCGCTGTGGAGACAATCACGCGTCCTAAGGCCGATGCGCACAACCCTAACGAGGTGGGGGCTCCTATGGCCGGTGTGGTTATCGAGGTGCGCGTCCATTCTGGAGTCGAGGTCAAGAAGGGCGACCCATTGTGTGTTCTGAGTGCGATGAAGATGGAGATGGTGATCAGCTCGCCTGTTTCCGGAAGAGTTGGCGAGGTGACTGTGCACGAGAACGACAGCGTCGACGCGGGCGACCTGATCTGCAAGATCACGAAATAA
- a CDS encoding Conserved hypothetical membrane protein has product MSSQSLPNGTAKPEMPLSSKKNRKLRKKAAQPQPILKYAWLAGHVSTLLFGFIYLSYYIVHKSHKSWVAFVGYRLAWVGVWISYSVAITSHFNRKALPSYFTLMTTENFQYLVLSVHWFFGWSSFFKLLPYLLIATLQLSNRFQIKPLLKLEPVFKKTIIYNELFLFVLLTFDTLRMKGNSGFGLVSYAMFYWLRLLHSEDNRFFVYSVISKLDTFMSKQKNPRILEAWDEVKKFLSVKQSKFESQYLAV; this is encoded by the coding sequence ATGTCTTCTCAATCCCTGCCTAACGGCACGGCCAAGCCTGAGATGCCGCTCTCGAGCAAGAAGAATAGGAAACTGCGCAAAAAGGCTGCCCAACCACAGCCAATTCTGAAATACGCGTGGCTGGCTGGACATGTCAGCACGTTGCTTTTCGGGTTTATCTACCTCAGCTACTATATCGTCCATAAGTCGCACAAGTCGTGGGTGGCCTTTGTCGGCTACAGGCTTGCGTGGGTAGGTGTCTGGATCAGCTACAGCGTGGCCATCACGTCTCATTTCAATAGGAAAGCGCTTCCGTCCTATTTCACTCTCATGACCACAGAAAACTTCCAGTACCTCGTTCTGTCGGTGCACTGGTTCTTCGGATGGTCGTCTttcttcaagctgctgccatATCTTCTGATTGCGACGCTGCAGCTTTCCAACCGCTTCCAGATCAAGCCATTGCTCAAATTGGAGCCGGTTTTTAAGAAAACCATCATTTACAACGAACTGTTcctgtttgtgctgctCACCTTCGACACGCTGCGTATGAAAGGAAACTCCGGCTTTGGGCTCGTCAGCTACGCCATGTTCTACTGGCTCAGACTGCTGCACAGCGAGGATAACAGATTTTTTGTCTACTCAGTGATCAGCAAACTGGACACGTTCATGTCGAAGCAGAAAAACCCGAGAATCTTGGAGGCCTGGGACGAGGTGAAGAAATTCCTGAGCGTCAAACAGAGCAAGTTCGAGTCCCAGTACTTGGCCGTATAA